Proteins encoded by one window of Cyclobacteriaceae bacterium:
- a CDS encoding 7TM diverse intracellular signaling domain-containing protein: MKASAAVIFGIFGMWLMGFSQEPFGVDDAVDERNFMPYELSFYVDPTNRLNFVDITSVEFSNRFQTHPNYQNVDFQTNASYWIRMPIQHTSGTRKVWLLEFYDQTIDHIEAFIPENDGGYQIVNMGDQHAFSDRLFRHKNFEIQLDMDRDTVMVYYFRVRSHEFADLRVALRSVNRFVYYALNEYFLFGTFYGMIIIISLYNFLVYIAIREIKNIFYICYILSVAGYAMSMDGIGFQYLWPQHPEWNNYAVGVFLYLLILWALIFTRKFLSTKANAPFLDKALKWMIIIRTVVFGVELFFFPQFLTYRNLEIIPLSLIFYTAIFVWRGGYKPARFFVIAYGVLFTGFFLRMMVYFNVLPFTTISHYSLHFAFVLEMLFLTFALGDRIRILKDMRDRALRRIIHQHELNMQLKDKVNRELEQKVSERTLELDKKNRELEESNSKLVEQADKINKINSMLDLDNWKLKSSIKEVLNERLQEKTMDYNQFRTLYPDNLSCHRFLEQLKWENGFQCRKCGNEKYFKGAQKFARRCTRCGYNESITAYTIFHSIKFPIEKAFYMAYLTVTGKKEYTLEELAERLSVGLNTVWAFRNKVQQRLSELEKRGKKPTISRWEEVIVEIQNPIIQPRQDSAPVFRHLN, from the coding sequence ATGAAAGCAAGCGCAGCAGTGATTTTTGGGATTTTTGGGATGTGGCTGATGGGTTTTTCCCAGGAGCCCTTTGGGGTTGATGATGCCGTGGATGAGCGCAATTTCATGCCCTACGAACTTAGCTTCTATGTTGACCCTACCAATCGCCTGAATTTTGTCGACATTACATCGGTTGAATTTTCAAACCGATTTCAAACGCATCCCAACTATCAAAATGTCGATTTTCAAACCAACGCGTCTTACTGGATACGCATGCCCATTCAGCATACCAGCGGCACCCGAAAGGTTTGGCTATTGGAATTTTATGATCAAACCATCGACCACATTGAAGCCTTCATTCCTGAAAACGATGGAGGATACCAAATCGTAAACATGGGCGACCAACACGCCTTTTCCGACCGCCTTTTCCGACATAAAAACTTCGAGATTCAATTGGACATGGATCGTGATACCGTAATGGTGTATTACTTCCGTGTGCGCTCACATGAGTTTGCCGATTTGCGTGTTGCACTGCGTTCCGTTAACCGCTTTGTGTACTATGCATTAAATGAATACTTTCTGTTCGGAACGTTTTATGGGATGATCATCATCATCAGCCTCTACAATTTTTTGGTGTACATCGCTATCCGTGAAATCAAAAACATTTTTTACATCTGTTATATTCTTAGCGTGGCCGGCTATGCCATGAGCATGGATGGCATTGGCTTTCAATACCTGTGGCCACAGCATCCGGAATGGAATAATTATGCGGTTGGTGTTTTCCTCTATCTCCTGATATTGTGGGCGCTCATCTTTACGCGAAAATTCCTGAGTACCAAAGCCAATGCGCCTTTTCTGGATAAAGCGCTGAAGTGGATGATCATCATTCGAACGGTTGTGTTTGGGGTAGAGCTGTTTTTCTTCCCTCAATTCTTAACCTATCGCAATCTTGAAATCATTCCCTTATCCCTTATTTTTTATACAGCCATATTCGTTTGGCGTGGTGGCTACAAACCCGCACGCTTTTTCGTGATTGCCTATGGCGTTCTGTTTACGGGTTTCTTTTTACGTATGATGGTGTACTTCAACGTATTGCCGTTTACAACCATATCGCATTACAGCCTCCATTTTGCTTTTGTGTTAGAGATGCTTTTCCTCACGTTCGCGTTGGGCGATCGCATTCGCATTTTAAAAGATATGCGCGATCGGGCACTGCGCAGAATCATTCACCAGCATGAATTAAACATGCAGCTGAAAGACAAAGTGAATCGCGAACTGGAGCAGAAGGTGAGTGAACGAACGCTGGAGCTGGATAAAAAGAATCGCGAGTTGGAGGAAAGCAACAGCAAGCTTGTAGAGCAAGCCGACAAAATCAATAAAATCAACTCCATGCTCGACCTGGACAATTGGAAATTGAAAAGCAGCATTAAAGAGGTGTTGAATGAACGGTTGCAGGAAAAAACCATGGACTACAACCAGTTTCGAACGTTGTACCCGGATAACCTGTCATGCCACCGGTTTCTGGAACAGCTGAAATGGGAGAATGGATTTCAATGCAGAAAGTGTGGCAACGAAAAGTACTTTAAGGGAGCTCAGAAATTTGCCCGCAGGTGTACCCGGTGCGGGTATAATGAGTCCATTACGGCATATACCATATTCCACAGCATTAAATTCCCTATAGAAAAAGCCTTTTACATGGCCTACCTGACGGTAACGGGTAAAAAGGAATATACCCTTGAGGAACTTGCCGAAAGGCTATCCGTTGGCCTGAACACGGTTTGGGCTTTTCGAAATAAGGTGCAGCAGCGCCTGTCGGAGCTTGAAAAACGGGGTAAAAAGCCAACCATTTCGCGTTGGGAAGAGGTTATCGTGGAGATTCAAAACCCAATTATCCAGCCAAGACAGGATTCAGCACCCGTTTTCAGGCACCTGAATTAG
- a CDS encoding family 43 glycosylhydrolase — protein sequence MNVRIYHSILLITSAALICSCADKPAEYFEVPNTYCNPINLDYAYVPSTHTYYAQDESHRSTADPAVVNLRDTLYLFSTNQNGYWWSADMRTWNFVRQDFQKNGRAGDNVCAPGAWAWGDSLLFIPSFVAPDPMPLYLSTDPKNARWTILRDSFEVGTWDPSFFKDDDGKAYVYWGSSNFYPLYGVELDAKNGYKPIGERKELSRLYPDEHGWERFGEDHMDTTIAPYTEGPWMTKHNGKYYYQYAAPGTEWNIYADGVLVGDNPLGPFEYQSYNPFSYKPGGFITGAGHGSTFKDKHGNYWHAGTMLNWIKYKFERRLGIFPTGFDDDGQLYCITAFGDYPNYHASGLRDHRESTFTGWMLQSYKKKVWASSSLPGRTPELAVNENIRNYWSAETNQKGEFLAVDLGAEVDIYAIQINYADEGATLRDKQDSIYHQYIIWNSHDGDSWNILIDKSKNRKDVPHDYIELKKPFTTRYLKLENVHMADGKFAIAGFRVFGKRDGALPKAVESFAVRRHADTRDATFTWQPVEGAYAYNIYYGIAPDKLYNCIMIHESAERYFRGLNKDVKYFAQIEAIGETGVSNRSNVIEF from the coding sequence GTGAACGTTCGAATATACCATAGTATACTTTTAATCACTTCTGCGGCACTTATATGTTCATGTGCTGATAAGCCTGCTGAATATTTTGAAGTGCCTAACACATATTGCAATCCGATCAATCTTGATTATGCATACGTACCCTCCACACACACCTACTATGCGCAAGATGAATCACACCGAAGCACAGCCGATCCTGCCGTTGTAAACCTGCGCGATACATTGTATTTATTTTCAACCAATCAAAACGGGTATTGGTGGAGTGCTGACATGCGTACATGGAATTTTGTACGGCAGGATTTTCAAAAAAATGGAAGGGCAGGCGACAATGTTTGTGCTCCTGGTGCCTGGGCATGGGGCGATAGCTTGTTGTTTATTCCATCCTTTGTTGCGCCAGATCCTATGCCGCTTTATCTAAGCACGGATCCTAAAAATGCCAGATGGACCATTCTCCGTGATTCATTTGAAGTGGGAACCTGGGATCCATCTTTCTTCAAAGATGATGATGGAAAAGCGTATGTGTACTGGGGCAGTTCAAATTTTTATCCGTTGTATGGCGTGGAGCTGGATGCAAAAAATGGTTACAAACCAATTGGCGAACGAAAAGAACTATCGCGTTTATATCCGGATGAACACGGATGGGAACGTTTTGGTGAGGATCACATGGACACCACCATTGCTCCATACACCGAAGGCCCTTGGATGACCAAGCATAACGGAAAATACTATTATCAGTATGCCGCACCGGGTACAGAATGGAACATTTATGCTGACGGTGTGCTCGTGGGCGATAATCCGTTAGGGCCTTTTGAGTATCAATCTTATAATCCATTTTCATATAAGCCGGGTGGTTTTATTACCGGTGCCGGCCATGGCAGCACGTTTAAAGACAAGCACGGCAACTATTGGCATGCCGGTACTATGCTCAATTGGATTAAGTACAAGTTTGAACGGAGACTAGGAATTTTTCCGACCGGTTTTGATGATGATGGACAGTTGTATTGCATTACCGCATTTGGCGATTACCCAAATTATCATGCATCGGGTTTACGTGATCATCGTGAATCAACCTTTACGGGATGGATGCTTCAATCCTATAAAAAGAAAGTCTGGGCTTCTTCTTCCTTACCGGGAAGAACTCCGGAATTGGCCGTGAATGAAAACATCCGGAATTATTGGAGTGCAGAGACCAATCAGAAAGGTGAGTTCCTGGCGGTTGATTTGGGCGCTGAAGTGGATATCTATGCCATCCAAATTAATTATGCTGATGAGGGAGCAACACTTCGGGATAAACAAGATTCTATTTACCATCAATACATCATTTGGAACAGTCATGATGGTGATAGCTGGAACATCCTGATTGATAAAAGCAAAAACCGAAAAGATGTTCCACACGATTACATCGAACTGAAAAAGCCCTTCACAACGCGATACCTCAAACTTGAAAACGTGCACATGGCTGATGGAAAATTTGCCATAGCCGGTTTTCGTGTTTTTGGAAAACGCGATGGTGCATTGCCAAAAGCTGTTGAAAGCTTTGCGGTGAGACGACATGCCGATACCCGCGATGCTACTTTTACATGGCAACCGGTTGAAGGGGCCTATGCGTACAATATTTATTATGGAATTGCACCCGATAAATTGTACAACTGCATAATGATACACGAATCAGCAGAACGGTATTTCAGGGGGTTGAATAAAGATGTGAAGTACTTTGCGCAAATAGAAGCGATTGGTGAAACCGGGGTTTCTAATAGAAGTAATGTGATTGAATTTTAA
- a CDS encoding glucoamylase family protein translates to MVMTACTPPAKEEQQQVSISDDSLLTRVQYETFQYFWDNAEPTSGLAPERTHMDNIYPQNDKHVVTTGGSGFGLMAILVGIERGFITRQQGFERFNHIVHYLDTAERFHGAWPHWLDGQTGKTKPFSPKDDGGDLVETAFLIQGLLTVREYFKDGSEEEKALAAKIDELWREVEWSWYTNGKDVLYWHWSPKHNWEMNFPVGGYNECLIMYVLAAASPTYPIKPEAYHKGWARNGAIKTDRKFYELETVLDHYEHSDDAVGPLFWAHYSYLGLDPRNLKDQYGDYWLLNKNHALIHYRYCVDNPKGYEGYGENCWGLTSSYSMKGYAGHQPDGDLGVISPTAALSSFPYTPEESMKFLKFMYAPERDSLIGAYGPYDAFSFSSNWYLPRYLAIDQGPIPVMIENHRTGLLWKLFMGAPEVQEGLKKLGFTY, encoded by the coding sequence ATGGTGATGACAGCGTGCACACCACCCGCAAAGGAAGAACAGCAACAAGTATCGATAAGTGATGATTCGCTGCTCACACGCGTTCAATACGAAACCTTTCAATACTTCTGGGATAATGCAGAGCCTACTTCCGGCCTCGCGCCCGAACGCACGCACATGGATAACATCTATCCGCAAAACGATAAACATGTGGTTACCACAGGAGGTTCAGGCTTTGGATTAATGGCCATCCTGGTTGGCATTGAGCGAGGGTTCATCACCCGTCAACAGGGTTTTGAACGATTCAACCACATTGTTCACTACCTCGACACGGCTGAACGTTTTCATGGCGCATGGCCACATTGGCTGGATGGACAAACGGGTAAAACAAAACCCTTCAGTCCGAAAGATGATGGAGGTGATTTGGTTGAAACCGCTTTTTTGATTCAGGGCCTGTTAACCGTGCGTGAATATTTTAAAGATGGAAGTGAAGAAGAAAAGGCATTAGCCGCAAAGATTGATGAGCTCTGGCGCGAAGTGGAGTGGAGTTGGTACACCAATGGCAAAGATGTGTTGTACTGGCATTGGTCGCCTAAGCATAATTGGGAAATGAATTTTCCGGTTGGCGGATATAACGAGTGCCTCATCATGTATGTGCTTGCTGCTGCCTCGCCCACCTATCCGATCAAGCCCGAAGCGTATCACAAAGGGTGGGCGCGCAATGGTGCCATAAAAACGGATCGAAAGTTTTATGAGTTGGAAACTGTGCTGGATCATTACGAGCACAGCGATGATGCCGTTGGGCCATTGTTCTGGGCACATTATTCCTACCTCGGCCTTGACCCGCGTAACCTGAAAGATCAGTATGGTGATTACTGGCTCCTGAATAAAAATCATGCGCTTATTCATTACCGCTATTGTGTCGATAATCCGAAAGGGTACGAAGGGTATGGTGAGAATTGTTGGGGGCTTACCTCCAGCTATTCTATGAAAGGCTATGCGGGGCACCAGCCCGATGGTGATCTCGGAGTTATTTCACCAACAGCCGCTTTGTCATCTTTCCCTTACACTCCGGAAGAGAGTATGAAATTTTTAAAATTCATGTATGCACCTGAACGCGACAGCCTGATAGGCGCATACGGTCCGTACGATGCTTTTAGTTTCTCTTCGAACTGGTATTTGCCGCGTTACCTGGCGATTGATCAGGGACCGATTCCGGTGATGATTGAAAACCACCGCACAGGTTTGCTGTGGAAATTATTTATGGGTGCACCCGAAGTTCAGGAGGGCTTGAAAAAACTTGGATTTACGTATTAA
- the bglX gene encoding beta-glucosidase BglX: MRLKNYLFASFGLLIISCSSPGDETSSVDRKIDSLLNEMTLEEKLGQLNLPSAGQFTTGQAQNSDIAKKIESGLVGGLFNIKSVNAIREMQQIAVEKSRLKIPLLFGMDVIHGYESVFPIPLGLSCSWDLELIEKTARVAAQEASADGINWTFSPMVDISRDARWGRISEGSGEDTYLGSEIAKAMVRGYQGDDLTANNTIMSCVKHYALYGAAEAGRDYNTTDMSKHRMYNEYFPPYKAAVDAGVGSVMASFNEIDGIPATANKWLLTDVLRKEWGFDGFLVSDYTGVSEMIDHGYGDLQTVSAKALAAGLDMDMVSEGLVSTLAQSLKEGKVTEAQIDAACRRILKAKFQLGLFDDPYRYCDESRARTEIFTAENRAFARSVATQSFVLLKNDKNILPLQKKGTIALVGPLADAATNMTGTWSVAARFSESITVLEGLKKALGDQAKVVYAKGSNLHEDAAIEERATMFGKSLNRDPRSEQAIRDEAVRIAKSADVIVAAVGESAEMSGEASSRVNIDIPQTQRDMLKALLETGKPVVVVLFTGRPLTLTWEDENIPAILNVWFGGSEAGDAIADVLFGDVNPSGKLTTTFPQHVGQLPMYYSHKNTGRPLAEGQWFQKFRSNYLDVSNDPVYPFGYGLSYTTFTYDKLSVDKKEISAGGSVTVTVNVTNTGSREGAEVVQLYVRDLVGSLTRPVKELKGFQKVMLKPGESKTITFTLTEKDLSFYRADLTFGAEPGKFQVFVGGNSRDVLQAQFELK; encoded by the coding sequence ATGAGATTGAAAAATTATCTGTTTGCATCTTTTGGTTTGCTGATCATTTCCTGTTCCTCTCCAGGAGATGAAACATCATCGGTGGATAGAAAAATTGATTCGTTGCTCAATGAGATGACCCTGGAAGAAAAACTGGGTCAACTGAATCTTCCCTCAGCCGGACAGTTCACGACCGGGCAAGCCCAGAATTCTGACATCGCGAAGAAAATTGAAAGCGGTTTGGTAGGCGGACTATTCAATATTAAATCAGTTAATGCCATTCGCGAGATGCAGCAGATTGCTGTGGAGAAAAGCCGGTTGAAAATTCCATTGTTGTTTGGGATGGATGTGATTCATGGTTATGAATCGGTTTTTCCAATTCCACTTGGGTTGAGTTGCAGTTGGGATTTGGAACTGATTGAAAAGACGGCTCGTGTTGCGGCACAAGAAGCGAGTGCGGATGGCATCAACTGGACGTTTTCACCGATGGTAGACATTTCACGTGATGCACGATGGGGAAGAATATCAGAAGGAAGCGGAGAAGATACGTACCTCGGTTCTGAAATCGCGAAAGCAATGGTACGGGGTTACCAGGGCGATGATTTAACGGCAAACAACACCATCATGTCGTGTGTAAAACATTATGCGTTGTATGGTGCGGCCGAAGCTGGCCGCGATTACAACACAACCGATATGAGCAAACACCGTATGTACAACGAATATTTTCCCCCGTATAAAGCGGCTGTTGATGCGGGCGTGGGCAGTGTAATGGCATCGTTTAATGAGATTGATGGAATTCCGGCTACTGCAAACAAATGGTTGTTGACTGATGTGTTGAGAAAAGAATGGGGGTTTGATGGATTCTTAGTTTCTGACTACACGGGTGTAAGCGAAATGATTGATCACGGTTATGGTGATCTTCAAACGGTTTCAGCAAAAGCATTGGCTGCCGGACTGGACATGGATATGGTGAGTGAAGGCTTGGTCAGCACACTGGCGCAATCACTGAAAGAAGGAAAAGTTACAGAAGCTCAGATTGATGCTGCATGCCGAAGAATTTTAAAAGCAAAATTTCAACTGGGTCTATTTGATGATCCCTATCGCTATTGCGATGAATCGCGTGCAAGGACAGAAATTTTCACAGCTGAAAATCGCGCCTTTGCACGCAGTGTAGCCACACAAAGTTTTGTGTTGCTAAAAAATGACAAGAACATTCTGCCACTTCAAAAGAAGGGCACCATTGCATTGGTTGGTCCGCTTGCTGATGCAGCTACCAACATGACGGGTACCTGGAGTGTGGCGGCTCGTTTTTCTGAATCGATTACGGTTTTGGAAGGCCTGAAAAAGGCATTAGGTGATCAGGCTAAAGTTGTTTATGCGAAGGGATCGAATTTACATGAAGATGCAGCCATTGAAGAACGTGCTACCATGTTTGGAAAATCGTTAAACCGTGATCCGCGATCTGAGCAAGCCATTCGCGATGAGGCCGTTCGCATTGCAAAATCAGCGGACGTAATTGTAGCGGCTGTAGGCGAATCGGCAGAGATGAGTGGCGAAGCTTCTAGCCGGGTGAATATTGATATTCCGCAAACACAGCGTGATATGTTGAAAGCTTTGCTGGAAACCGGAAAACCGGTGGTAGTGGTATTGTTTACAGGCCGCCCGCTTACGTTAACGTGGGAGGATGAAAATATTCCGGCTATACTAAATGTGTGGTTTGGCGGAAGTGAAGCTGGTGATGCTATAGCCGATGTGTTATTTGGTGATGTGAATCCTTCCGGAAAATTAACAACAACATTTCCACAACATGTAGGTCAGCTACCGATGTATTACTCGCATAAAAATACAGGCAGACCGTTGGCAGAAGGACAATGGTTTCAAAAATTCCGTTCAAATTACCTCGATGTTTCCAACGATCCGGTTTACCCGTTTGGTTATGGATTAAGCTACACCACGTTTACGTACGATAAGCTTTCAGTGGATAAAAAGGAAATTTCGGCTGGAGGATCAGTGACAGTTACAGTAAATGTAACCAACACCGGTTCGCGTGAAGGTGCTGAAGTAGTTCAGTTGTACGTTCGTGATTTGGTGGGCTCACTTACACGACCCGTTAAGGAATTGAAAGGGTTTCAAAAGGTAATGTTGAAACCGGGTGAATCAAAAACCATTACTTTCACGCTTACTGAGAAAGATCTATCGTTCTACCGGGCCGATTTAACTTTTGGTGCAGAGCCGGGCAAGTTCCAGGTTTTTGTTGGTGGAAATTCACGTGATGTTCTTCAAGCTCAGTTCGAGCTGAAGTAG
- a CDS encoding GDSL-type esterase/lipase family protein, producing MRRTCWSAVLSVCLILWSISGWAQQQPFPYWNDVQQVILADLTEPKPRHQILFVGSSSFTMWKTANEAFSEKTIVNVGFGGSTLQDQIRYIDYVITPYKPRQVVIYCGENDIAYDSTVTGRDVLNRFVQLITLIHERFPDVHLSYVSMKPSPSREKLLPVYREGNELIKEYLKSIRRSSYINVYDAMLDSAGNPRRELFLGDMLHMNEAGYAIWKELIRPHLK from the coding sequence ATGAGAAGAACCTGTTGGTCTGCAGTTTTAAGTGTATGCTTGATACTCTGGTCAATTTCTGGTTGGGCACAGCAACAACCGTTTCCATATTGGAATGATGTACAGCAGGTAATACTGGCTGACCTTACAGAGCCAAAACCGAGGCATCAGATTTTGTTTGTAGGAAGTTCGTCATTCACCATGTGGAAAACTGCCAATGAAGCCTTTTCTGAAAAAACGATTGTGAACGTTGGTTTTGGAGGATCAACATTACAGGATCAGATCCGCTACATCGATTACGTGATTACGCCTTACAAGCCACGTCAAGTTGTTATTTATTGTGGTGAAAATGATATCGCATACGATTCAACTGTTACCGGGCGTGATGTGCTTAATCGGTTTGTACAGTTGATTACGCTTATTCATGAACGCTTTCCCGATGTGCATCTTTCATATGTTTCCATGAAACCTAGTCCGAGTCGTGAAAAACTTTTGCCTGTTTATCGGGAAGGAAATGAGCTGATTAAAGAATATCTAAAAAGTATAAGGCGATCTTCCTACATCAATGTCTATGATGCGATGTTGGATTCAGCGGGCAACCCCAGAAGGGAATTATTTCTAGGCGATATGTTGCACATGAATGAAGCGGGTTATGCGATTTGGAAAGAACTTATCAGACCTCATTTAAAATGA